The proteins below come from a single Aspergillus oryzae RIB40 DNA, chromosome 5 genomic window:
- a CDS encoding glycoside hydrolase family 32 protein (beta-fructosidases (levanase/invertase)) has translation MPVLAGCEGAAIPANLVSQTQSYNSNLIENSLSCEQQVTSSRHVLYSRPLFHLTAPRGWLNDPCGLGYDPATGLYHLSFQWNPKGNDWGNISWGHSVSQDLISWKTSPEPCLTPSAEYDSCGIFTGCFRPSDINGVAGALTYIYTSVRRLPLHYTLPYEVGSESLSIAVSRDNGVTWQRLDSNPILPAPPPDLNVTAWRDPYIGVWTAKQGEHDNDILPPLSLSGFLSGGIAGRTPTVFVYSVNPDDLREWTYVGPLVNVGLNFRPSRWSGDLGVNWETTNWVVLTDHEGTTKNFIIMGVEGCLVSEREQKRVSRSQLWMAVDPRPEQPKSEPIDALTDYAFSGIFDHGCAYAANSFWDPVTSQYIVYCWITEEDLPDGIRHRQGWSGVISLPRSLKLTTLRNVTKTRHSNLSDVTSIEKEANGEGSFTIRTLGVEPDQRLKKLRGEAQSITNVALWDRQHCGNYLSLTTSRWELEAEFAVGKLCKLVGIEFQHDLDPRNSTVLAWAPCSETFSIHRPPPYDPGINHNPEIAPHTLFTFADESGMEKEETLRIHAFLDRNVLEVFVNERTVISTRIYTPCVESVSRLRFFAELDPSAPNLKHAPAVLLKADLWDGLEAS, from the exons ATGCCAGTTCTCGCAGGATGCGAAGGGGCCGCAATCCCTGCTAATTTGGTGTCCCAGACCCAATCATACAATTCTAACCTGATTGAGAATTCTTTATCGTGTGAACAGCAGGTTACGTCTTCTCGTCATGTTCTATACTCGCGGCCATTGTTTCACCTAACCGCTCCCCGCGGCTGGTTAAACGACCCTTGCGGCCTTGGATATGACCCTGCGACTGGCCTATATCACCTATCCTTTCAATGGAACCCGAAAGGCAACGATTGGGGGAACATTTCCTGGGGACATTCAGTTTCACAGGACCTAATATCCTGGAAGACATCCCCGGAGCCATGTCTAACACCTTCAGCCGAGTACGATAGTTGCGGCATATTCACAGGCTGCTTCCGGCCTTCTGATATCAACGGGGTTGCCGGGGCTCTCACGTATATATACACTTCGGTGAGGCGTTTGCCTTTGCATTATACTTTGCCCTATGAGGTTGGAAGCGAGTCGCTCAGTATAGCTGTTTCGCGGGATAATGGTGTAACATGGCAGCGTCTAGACTCCAACCCAATTCTACCGGCGCCTCCTCCCGATCTTAATGTGACTGCTTGGCGAGACCCTTATATAGGAGTGTGGACAGCAAAGCAAGGTGAACACGACAATGACATATTGCCGCCTCTCAGTCTCTCTGGGTTTCTCTCCGGAGGAATCGCGGGGCGAACACCAACAGTCTTCGTTTACTCAGTCAATCCTGATGATCTTAGAGAATGGACGTATGTGGGGCCTCTGGTCAACGTTGGGCTAAACTTCCGGCCATCTAGGTGGTCGGGCGACCTGGGGGTGAACTGGGAAACCACAAACTGGGTAGTACTAACCGACCACGAAGGAACCACGAAAAACTTTATTATTATGGGCGTAGAAGGGTGTTTGGTGTCTGAGAGGGAGCAGAAGAGGGTCTCTCGATCGCAGCTATGGATGGCCGTAGACCCCCGTCCTGAACAACCGAAGAGCGAGCCAATAGATGCCCTCACAGACTATGCATTTTCCGGAATATTCGATCACGGATGCGCCTACGCCGCTAATTCCTTCTGGGATCCCGTCACGTCACAATATATTGTTTATTGCTGGATCACAGAAGAGGATCTTCCAGATGGCATCCGGCATCGACAAGGCTGGAGTGGTGTGATATCTCTCCCACGCAGTCTAAAGCTGACGACATTGCGCAATGTTACAAAGACACGTCACTCGAACCTGAGCGATGTTACGTctattgagaaggaagccaaCGGCGAAGGGAGTTTTACAATCCGGACGTTAGGCGTTGAGCCGGACCAGAGACTGAAGAAACTCCGCGGGGAAGCCCAGAGCATTACGAATGTCGCGTTATGGGACCGGCAACATTGTGGCAATTACTTATCCTTGACAACATCACGGTGGGAGCTAGAGGCCGAGTTTGCGGTCGGGAAGCTGTGCAAGCTGGTGGGGATAGAATTTCAGCACGACTTAG ATCCTCGTAATAGCACCGTCCTAGCATGGGCACCATGCAGTGAGACATTCTCAATCCACAGACCTCCTCCTTATGACCCGGGCATCAACCATAATCCAGAGATCGCACCGCATACCTTGTTTACTTTTGCAGATGAGAGCggcatggagaaagaagagacacTTCGGATCCATGCATTCCTCGATCGAAACGTGCTAGAAGTCTTTGTAAATGAGAGAACAGTCATCTCAACACGTATTTACACGCCATGTGTCGAGTCTGTCAGTCGTCTACGATTCTTTGCTGAATTAGACCCCAGTGCACCAAATCTGAAGCATGCTCCTGCTGTTCTCCTAAAAGCGGATTTGTGGGATGGACTGGAAGCATCATGA
- a CDS encoding ankyrin repeat protein (ankyrin), translating into MDPGSIFGVISGAVQLVQVITQTAAGLATLREKFSHADLTIRSLIGELVTIKSAITQLDEWARYNTRDTAEENEYDEGLFVALDGCRAVMDVLSDQVAALTRGNDTQFGIGTRVKILWNEDIMRAHQDRLMTGKFGLTHRSRSTSEQVELLRKAENRQIIQKVASDTATLRSSSSYAASRADSSSLSYRQSSSGDTIFDFDRRLLSSPPYRRVLHRSWSRTESQSTASNGNESRSTDEGYGSGSVNRPNMPRASSLVLPVLPYDTIRPGHGHSKSVSFRPSNVQPNSTQFQRWQSDSTSSSPISRSSSSKREKIRAAFRQLGRSKSVAQAPIRALTGGSTAARRINGRDMHTSIDLTTPEGAAAPLIVKTAQSGSRSDVERLIESCHDIEACHVNTRRNALLVASHCGNEEIVELLLQRNARLNVTDKSGSTALHLAASRGHCEVLKLLLLEGSDTEALNTRGRTALWLAAERGQLEAANILIAGLAKVNTRAENQMTPLHTAAKGGHEAVVEFLVLNGADLEARDGTMMTALHHACEEGHLGVVELLLNHKANIDAVGSDNRTPLICAAAMGRLQVTQALLKRKASTRQVDDASMTALHWASYNGHTEIVDLLSQKKDILAMTNIAGRSALHLAVLNSKFAVVELLLRKRAPMETQCHSGFAPLHYACITKTDYTGIVKLLLISGANIEVQTKDQQRPIHLAAARGSIALLNLLCDKGASLIARDAIGDRALCAACRYGHTAAVQCLLDRDSPLSLPYDDKLQEDSPLCLAAIGGHLPIVTLLLQRGASVLKRDEQGWQPYHHAAHYGHVDVLRLLLSCSPTGWVMEGAGEGFTTERIGLVERVTTAASGNDPEQSAQDPSIYG; encoded by the exons ATGGATCCAGGTTCTATATTTGGCGTGATTTCTGGCGCAGTTCAGCTAGTGCAGGTCATCACACAGACCGCTGCGGGGTTGGCGACGTTGCGCGAGAAGTTCAGCCACGCAGATCTCACAATTCGGTCACTCATTGGAGAGTTGGTGACCATCAAGTCTGCCATTACACAGCTAGATGAGTGGGCAAGATACAATACTCGCGAcacagctgaagaaaatgaaTATGACGAGGGTCTCTTTGTTGCGCTGGATGGCTGTCGGGCCGTCATGGACGTCTTGTCCGATCAGGTCGCTGCCCTCACCAGGGGCAATGACACACAGTTTGGGATAGGTACTCGTGTAAAAATTTTATGGAATGAGGACATAATGCGAGCCCATCAGGACAG GTTAATGACCGGTAAATTTGGGCTGACCCACCGCAGTCGATCGACGTCTGAGCAAGTCGAACTACTTCGCAAAGCGGAGAACCGTCAAATCATCCAGAAGGTTGCCAGTGACACAGCGACACTTCGGTCCTCAAGCAGCTACGCAGCCTCCCGCGCCGATAGCTCCAGCCTGAGTTATCGCCAATCTTCGTCCGGAGATACTATCTTTGACTTCGATCGAAGACTACTTTCCTCTCCCCCTTATCGTCGTGTACTCCATCGTTCATGGTCAAGAACGGAATCACAATCTACTGCTAGTAATGGCAACGAAAGCCGGAGTACCGATGAAGGCTACGGCAGCGGTTCGGTGAACAGACCAAATATGCCACGGGCAAGCAGTCTTGTACTGCCAGTTCTACCATATGACACAATCCGCCCGGGACATGGCCATAGTAAGAGTGTATCTTTCAGACCCTCTAACGTTCAGCCGAATTCAACACAATTCCAGAGATGGCAATCAGACTCCACGTCCTCTTCCCCCATCAGCCGCTCTTCGAGCTCCAAGCGGGAAAAGATTCGTGCAGCATTCCGGCAACTAGGTCGCTCTAAGTCGGTGGCTCAAGCTCCCATACGAGCCCTAACAGGCGGGTCAACGGCAGCACGGCGGATCAATGGACGAGATATGCATACCAGCATCGACCTTACAACACCCGAGGGAGCCGCTGCACCACTTATTGTCAAGACAGCCCAGTCAGGCTCTCGTTCGGATGTTGAGAGGCTTATAGAAAGTTGCCATGATATTGAAGCCTGCCACGTAAATACTCGAAGAAATGCATTACTGGTGGCATCGCACTGTGGGAACGAAGAAATCGTTGAATTGCTCCTTCAAAGAAACGCTCGGCTGAATGTCACCGATAAGTCAGGGTCGACTGCCCTGCACCTTGCTGCCTCTCGCGGTCACTGTGAGGTTCTCAAATTGCTTCTTTTGGAAGGCAGCGACACGGAAGCCCTAAATACTAGGGGCAGAACTGCGCTCTGGCTTGCAGCAGAACGTGGACAACTTGAAGCCGCAAACATCTTGATTGCTGGTCTAGCTAAGGTTAACACGCGCGCTGAAAACCAAATGACTCCGCTGCATACTGCCGCAAAGGGGGGCCATGAAGCTGTTGTTGAATTTTTGGTTTTGAATGGCGCCGACTTGGAAGCCAGAGATGGAACGATGATGACAGCACTGCACCACGCCTGCGAAGAAGGTCACTTAGGCGtggttgagcttcttcttaACCACAAGGCGAACATCGATGCGGTTGGAAGTGATAACAGGACGCCCCTTATCTGTGCCGCGGCGATGGGCCGGTTGCAGGTGACACAGGCTCTGctaaagagaaaagcatccACTAGACAGGTCGATGATGCTTCCATGACAGCGTTGCACTGGGCTTCTTACAATGGACACACAGAAATTGTGGACCTTCTGAGtcagaagaaagacattctAGCTATGACCAACATTGCCGGTCGGTCAGCTCTGCACTTGGCTGTCCTGAATTCTAAATTTGCCGTGGTGGAATTGCTCCTTCGCAAGCGTGCTCCAATGGAAACGCAGTGCCATTCCGGGTTTGCTCCGCTTCACTATGCTTGTATCACTAAAACTGATTATACTGGGATTGTGAAGCTCCTGCTCATCTCGGGCGCCAATATAGAAGTGCAAACGAAGGATCAACAAAGGCCAATTCATCTCGCCGCAGCTCGCGGATCTATAGCATTGCTTAACTTACTTTGCGATAAAGGCGCATCTTTGATAGCTCGAGATGCCATTGGAGACCGGGCGCTTTGTGCAGCATGTCGGTATGGGCACACAGCTGCAGTTCAATGTCTCCTAGATCGGGATTCACCTCTATCTCTACCGTACGACGATAAGTTGCAGGAAGATTCTCCTCTTTGTTTGGCCGCAATAGGAGGTCACCTGCCCATTGTAACACTTCTGCTTCAGCGTGGCGCTTCCGTCCTAAAAAGGGATGAACAGGGATGGCAGCCGTATCATCATGCAGCACATTACGGGCATGTAGATGTTTTGCGACTCTTGCTGTCCTGTAGTCCCACGGGATGGGTCATGGAGGGAGCCGGTGAGGGCTTTACGACGGAAAGGATTG GACTTGTTGAGCGAGTCACGACGGCGGCCAGTGGCAACGACCCAGAGCAGTCCGCCCAGGATCCCTCCATTTATGGGTGA
- a CDS encoding cytochrome b5 reductase family protein (predicted protein), protein MKPRTSARTLSLFSSPFPLYRSVGRIRRRHAFSSSSPASSPSEQCPWLRVAIVTIAAAGVGAYIKSREESKSTTLNPITFTPYYLVSKEPVSSTGSIFTLKAPKPASDNCQVYDEAWKTGVWSVMFKQPQLQIGRDYTPLPPTSVEEDESLRFFIRRDPFGEMSRYLHGLDMGTRIEMRGPQIECEIPVDTQQILFIAGGTGIAPALQAGHTLLRRTDGTHKPRIHILWANRRRDDCVGGTNDNIMTSRSRASWFSGFLKSPPADPSPADPVKSTAPFPSLIVRELEALKSQYPGQITVDYFVDEENTFIGKKAILDVADSATPVEGSQKRKMILVSGPEGFISYMAGPKLWAQGMELQGPLQGIIKELDLKDWAVWKL, encoded by the coding sequence ATGAAGCCTAGAACATCGGCTCGGACCTTATCTTTATTCAGTTCACCGTTTCCCCTCTATAGGTCGGTTGGTCGGATACGGAGACGccatgccttctcttcctcttcccctgcATCGTCGCCGTCGGAACAATGCCCTTGGCTTCGAGTCGCTATTGTGACTATCGCAGCAGCTGGAGTTGGTGCTTATATCAAGTCCCGAGAAGAATCGAAATCCACGACGCTGAACCCCATCACATTTACACCCTATTACCTAGTTTCAAAGGAGCCGGTGTCGTCGACTGGTAGTATTTTTACTCTCAAAGCGCCCAAGCCGGCCAGTGATAATTGTCAGGTCTATGACGAAGCATGGAAGACGGGGGTCTGGAGTGTGATGTTCAAACAGCCGCAGCTACAGATTGGAAGAGACTATACACCTCTCCCTCCTACGTCGgtcgaagaggatgagtcGCTACGGTTCTTCATTCGTAGGGACCCTTTCGGCGAAATGTCACGGTATTTGCATGGTCTGGACATGGGAACTCGCATAGAGATGCGAGGTCCACAAATTGAGTGCGAGATCCCTGTAGATACCCAGCAAATTCTCTTTATTGCTGGTGGAACTGGTATCGCTCCTGCCTTACAGGCAGGACATACGCTCCTTCGCCGCACGGACGGAACACATAAACCGAGGATACACATCCTTTGGGCAAATAGGAGACGAGACGACTGTGTTGGTGGAACAAATGATAATATCATGACGTCTAGATCGCGAGCGTCCTGGTTCTCCGGCTTCTTAAAGTCACCACCAGCCGACCCATCTCCGGCTGACCCCGTGAAGAGTACtgctcctttcccttctctcaTTGTCAGAGAGCTCGAGGCTCTCAAGTCTCAGTATCCGGGACAGATCACGGTGGACTATTTTGTTGACGAGGAAAACACATTCATTGGGAAGAAAGCTATATTAGACGTTGCGGACTCGGCTACCCCGGTTGAGGGATCTCAGAAACGCAAGATGATCTTAGTCTCGGGACCGGAAGGCTTCATTAGCTACATGGCTGGACCAAAGCTCTGGGCGCAAGGTATGGAGCTTCAAGGACCGCTTCAAGGGATCATCAAGGAACTTGACCTGAAGGATTGGGCTGTGTGGAAACTCTGA
- a CDS encoding putative amino acid transporter (amino acid transporters), with amino-acid sequence MVFLNSESRSANSHAPRDSLELASLASSSPELDARSSSSSPSGISSSRKLSLEDEDPLSNSHVHSNLNSGGPRSARSYSVSSAFDFGRTLFPLSQTAGGYAPLGAPSALDRESGAADGSLERNKTLTYMNGLSLVVGLIIGSGIFSSPSQVNANAGSPGASLIAWVVAGLLAWTGAASYAELGGAIPLNGGSQVYLAKIFGELAGFLFTWCAVLVLKPGSAAIIAIIFGEYAVRAVVGAEVEQVNPWINKAVAFGGVLMVTLLNCISTRLAARIGDVFMFFKFIALLGVTIIGVVVAITGLSSNGSANEEWKSGWFKDTSVDISAWAVALYAGLWAFDGWDNTNYVTGEFKNPNRDLPRVLHTAMPLVILCYILANISYFLVLPHSTIEASNTIAVQFGDKVFGKAGALVFALIVSASCFGALNATIFTSGRLVYAAGKEGYLPSIFGHLWTRGSSASNRLQRRSWARQSISRLFGEHFRIGYTPINAMALNSALTLVYVIVGEFKTLVTFYGVAGYTFYFLTVLGLIVLRIREPYLERPYQTWISTPIIFCCVSIFLLSRAVIAEPLQTLIVVAFIVAGVPVYYWRIYQRDGQITLPGWKFWQAR; translated from the exons ATGGTGTTTTTGAACTCCGAAAGCAGGTCAGCTAATAGCCATGCGCCTCGCGATTCTCTAGAGCTCGCCTCTctcgcctcctcctcgcccgAATTGGACGCAAGgtcttccagctcctccccCTCCGGTATTTCGTCCTCCCGAAAGCTCTCcctcgaagatgaggatccTCTCTCGAATTCCCATGTACACTCAAACCTCAACTCTGGAGGGCCTAGATCTGCCCGTTCTTACTCGGTATCTTCTGCGTTCGATTTCGGGAGAACATTATTTCCCCTGTCGCAGACGGCGGGGGGTTATGCTCCGCTAGGCGCGCCTTCTGCACTTGACCGTGAAAGCGGGGCCGCCGATGGTTCATtggaaaggaataagacGTTAACATACATGAATGGCCTATCCCTTGTGGTCGGATTGATCATTGGCTCAGGGATTTTTTCATCGCCGAGTCAGGTCAATGCGAACGCGGGGTCCCCTGGTGCGTCCCTCATTGCATGGGTAGTTGCAGGTCTGTTGGCGTGGACGGGGGCGGCCAGCTATGCAGAACTAGGGGGGGCGATTCCTTTGAACGGTGGCTCTCAGGTATACTTAGCAAAGATTTTCGGAGAGTTGGcaggcttcctcttcacctGGTGTGCTGTTCTTGTGCTGAAGCCAGGCAGCGCTGCCATAATTGCCATCATATTCGGGGAATACGCTGTTCGGGCTGTGGTCGGTGCTGAGGTCGAGCAGGTCAATCCATGGATTAACAAAGCCGTCGCATTTGGGGGAGTCTTGATGGTGACCTTGCTGAATTGTATTTCCACAAGATTAGCCGCACGCATCGGTGACGTATTCATGTTCTTTAAATTCATCGCCTTGCTTGGAGTCACCATCATTGGCGTTGTCGTGGCGATCACGGGCCTCTCATCAAATGGGAGTGCAAATGAAGAATGGAAGTCAGGTTGGTTTAAAGATACCAGTGTTGACATATCAGCCTGGGCGGTCGCTTTGTACGCCGGCCTTTGGGCTTTCGATGGCTGGGACAAC ACTAATTACGTGACTGGTGAATTTAAAAACCCCAATCGTGACCTCCCGCGTGTGCTTCATACTGCTATGCCTCTGGTCATTCTCTGCTATATACTCGCGAATATCTCCTACTTCCTAGTCCTACCGCATTCGACCATTGAGGCAAGTAACACCATCGCTGTTCAATTCGGCGACAAGGTGTTTGGAAAAGCCGGTGCTCTCGTGTTCGCGCTCATTGTTTCCGCGAGCTGCTTCGGGGCGCTCAATGCGACGATTTTTACCAGCGGGCGATTGGTCTATGCGGCCGGCAAGGAAGGTTATCTGCCTTCAATATTTGGCCACCTCTGGACTCGAGGATCTTCCGCAAGCAATCGACTGCAGCGCCGGTCATGGGCTCGCCAATCCATTTCACGCCTTTTTGGTGAGCACTTTCGAATTGGATACACACCCATCAATGCCATGGCCCTGAACAGCGCGCTCACCTTGGTATATGTCATTGTCGGTGAATTCAAAACCTTAGTCACCTTCTACGGTGTTGCGGGCTACACGTTCTATTTTCTCACCGTCCTTGGCCTGATTGTGCTCAGGATTCGAGAACCATACTTGGAGCGACCGTACCAAACATGGATCTCAACTCCTATCATCTTTTGCTGCGTTAgcattttccttctcagtcGAGCGGTCATTGCAGAGCCCTTGCAAACCTTGATAGTTGTGGCCTTTATTGTTGCTGGCGTTCCGGTCTACTACTGGCGAATCTATCAGCGTGATGGTCAGATTACATTGCCAGGATGGAAATTCTGGCAGGCAAGATGA
- the lysF gene encoding homoaconitase LysF (aconitase/homoaconitase (aconitase superfamily)) gives MQSRLMPSGGPGRRWAFLRVPSTPQRRAFASTRFYFQDIFQSQLEDPSSAAVYSSLQASRAVPQTLTEKIVQKYSVGLAKDKFVKSGDYVTISPHRCMTHDNSWPVALKFMSIGATKLHDPKQIVMTLDHDVQNKSEKNLQKYRQIEDFAKHQGVEFYPAGRGIGHQVMVEEGYAWPGTLVVASDSHSNMYGGVGCLGTPIVRTDGASIWATGKTWWQIPPVAKVTLTGVLPPGVTGKDVIVALCGLFDKDDVLNHAIEFTGPEETMRSLSVDARLTIANMTTEWGALSGLFPIDNVLKGWLKGKATTAAMGLAEGPFKTLAPQHFTHPLLEQLFANPLTADKGAKYAKELFLDLSTLSPYVSGPNSVKVATPLKDLEAQNIKVNKAYLVSCTNSRASDIAAAARVFKEAAEKNGGKVPKIADGVEFYVAAASIPEQLAAEEAGDWQALLDAGATPLLPGCAQCIGLGTGLLEAGEVGISASNRNFKGRMGSTDAKAYLGSPEVVAASALTGKLSGPGWYQAPEGLTEVVRGEGDGIREEDRMLTAEQALEKLIGQIDNLVADGEKQFAPEESEESSGDSLTEVYPGFPERVSGEIVFCDADNINTDGIYPGKYTYQDDVSQETMAQVCMSNYDAQFSSIAKEGDILVTGFNFGCGSSREQAATAILAKKIPLVVSGSFGNIFSRNSINNALMGLEVPRLINRLRESFSGEGSDKSLTRRTGWTLTWDVRRSRIEVQEGENGPKWTHQVGELPPNVQEIIAKGGLEKWVKNEIGA, from the coding sequence ATGCAGTCTCGATTGATGCCATCCGGTGGCCCTGGCAGGCGCTGGGCATTCCTGCGCGTGCCGAGCACTCCTCAACGACGTGCGTTCGCCTCCACTAGGTTCTACTTCCAAGATATTTTCCAGTCGCAATTGGAGGATCCCTCATCAGCTGCGGTCTACTCCTCCCTTCAGGCGTCGAGAGCTGTTCCGCAGACACTCACAGAGAAGATCGTTCAGAAATACTCCGTTGGTTTGGCCAAGGATAAGTTCGTCAAATCCGGCGATTATGTCACTATCTCGCCTCACCGGTGTATGACTCACGACAATTCGTGGCCTGTTGCATTGAAATTCATGTCTATTGGTGCAACGAAACTACATGATCCGAAGCAGATTGTGATGACGCTCGACCACGATGTACAGAACAAGTCGGAGAAGAATCTCCAGAAGTATCGTCAGATCGAAGACTTTGCCAAGCACCAGGGGGTTGAGTTTTATCCGGCCGGAAGAGGTATTGGGCATCAAGTCATGGTCGAAGAAGGCTATGCTTGGCCCGGTACTCTTGTGGTCGCTTCCGATAGCCATAGTAACATGTACGGTGGCGTCGGCTGCTTGGGTACGCCAATAGTGAGAACGGACGGTGCTAGCATCTGGGCCACTGGGAAGACATGGTGGCAGATCCCGCCGGTTGCAAAGGTCACTTTAACCGGTGTATTACCACCGGGTGTGACCGGCAAGGATGTGATCGTCGCTCTTTGCGGATTGTTCGATAAGGACGATGTTTTGAACCATGCAATCGAATTTACTGGCCCCGAGGAGACTATGCGCAGTCTATCGGTAGATGCCCGGTTAACGATCGCCAACATGACGACAGAATGGGGTGCCTTGTCTGGACTGTTCCCAATTGACAATGTATTGAAAGGATGGCTGAAAGGCAAGGCTACAACAGCAGCCATGGGGCTTGCGGAGGGTCCCTTCAAGACCCTAGCCCCCCAGCATTTCACACACCCGCTCCTCGAGCAGCTGTTTGCCAATCCTCTGACTGCTGACAAGGGCGCCAAATATGCTAAGGAACTTTTCCTGGATCTTTCTACACTTTCCCCTTACGTTTCCGGTCCAAACTCGGTGAAGGTTGCCACGCCTCTCAAGGACCTCGAGGCCCAGAATATCAAAGTTAACAAGGCATACCTCGTTTCATGCACCAACTCCAGGGCTTCAGATAtcgctgcagctgctagAGTCTTCAAGGAAGCTGCGGAAAAGAATGGTGGCAAAGTCCCCAAGATTGCCGATGGTGTTGAGTTCTATGTTGCAGCTGCATCTATCCCTGAGCAATtagctgcagaagaagccggtgATTGGCAGGCCTTACTAGATGCCGGAGCTACGCCACTACTGCCGGGATGCGCACAATGTATCGGGCTGGGGACCGGTCTCTTAGAGGCTGGAGAAGTAGGAATCAGCGCCTCGAATCGTAATTTCAAAGGCCGTATGGGTAGCACCGATGCGAAAGCATACCTTGGTAGCCCCGAAGTCGTTGCCGCTAGCGCCTTGACCGGAAAGCTCAGCGGGCCCGGCTGGTACCAGGCGCCGGAAGGTTTGACTGAAGTTGTGcgtggagaaggagacggaATTCGGGAGGAGGATCGCATGCTTACCGCCGAACAAGCCTTGGAGAAATTGATCGGCCAGATTGATAATCTGGTTGCCGATGGTGAGAAGCAGTTTGCTCCagaagagagtgaggagTCATCCGGTGATTCTCTGACGGAGGTATACCCTGGATTTCCAGAGCGTGTCTCGGGTGAAATTGTTTTCTGCGATGCagacaacatcaacaccGATGGTATCTATCCTGGCAAATATACCTACCAAGATGATGTTTCCCAAGAGACAATGGCTCAGGTCTGCATGTCCAACTACGATGCTCAGTTCTCGTCGATCGCCAAAGAAGGTGACATTCTAGTCACTGGTTTCAACTTTGGCTGTGGAAGCTCCAGAGAGCAGGCAGCGACCGCCATTctggcaaagaagatccCGCTCGTTGTGTCGGGAAGCTTTGGCAATATCTTCTCTCGCAACAGTATTAACAATGCCCTGATGGGTCTGGAGGTTCCCCGTCTCATCAACCGTCTTCGTGAGAGCTTCTccggagaaggaagtgacAAATCCCTCACACGCCGCACTGGCTGGACCCTAACCTGGGACGTCCGAAGAAGCCGTATTGAGGTccaggagggagagaatggTCCCAAGTGGACACACCAGGTGGGTGAACTCCCTCCCAATGTGCAAGAAATCATTGCCAAGGGAGGGCTGGAGAAATGGGTCAAGAACGAGATCGGGGCCTAA